A window of the Gasterosteus aculeatus chromosome 21, fGasAcu3.hap1.1, whole genome shotgun sequence genome harbors these coding sequences:
- the hecw1a gene encoding E3 ubiquitin-protein ligase HECW1 isoform X1, whose product MIHRQLAVSQNLYQNRLLGLAAMASPTRGSRTRQRCKDAARHSYGPDSYAVNGLTQEGFMLGLPRSTSDTDLVSPDARSTLAISSSHYTIGQSEDMVVTWDIKEEVDAGDWIGMYLVDEALSENFLDYKNRGINGSHRGHIVWKIDSSSNFCDSETQVSFRYYHGVTGALRATTPSITIKKGPAHVLKPVVIPEVNHGLGNRRLINFSLSDLQAVGLKKGMFFNPDPYLKLSIQPGKHSIFPSLPHHGQEKRSAVVCNTVNPQWSSERFSFVSLPTDVLEIDVKDKFAKSRPIIKRFLGKLSVPVQRLLEKHAIGDRVVSYSLGRRLPTDHVCGQLQFRFELTSCIHPDDEEMSLVIEAACPRGGAAANDAADDDTLSVGPDMPDLPLDAAHEPETSAPPPVVEVPPPEEVLPDEPEDESAVGEEPRVEPEEGPPAGQQAENSEGGAQEEQIAGCVPQAEEEATVGVDEEVGGGTQPKPDSDNAESATSGTASTEAPTEGSVTFQEAPTEGSVTFQEAPTEESSTFQEAPTEGSVTLQEAPTEGTEGGERSCVPCACRSLFTNYSGHAPPRRKTRPCSLPVSELETVIASACGEPETPRSHYIRIHHLLHSLPSAQHRTLSQEEGEPGGEEDMGNRDTTSTSPTLKPSKEEGQEEEEEDTTQSPSQVTECPAPCCRRSLPRSLSIERLSELNQLLEGDGGGGPAAVRRRSRSCLESEEGDSSTGGGRRVGGTSCEFCDTSCYSTSCYSPSCYSTSCYSNSGYEGRSRVCSHTRLSSVDSNRLSGSTVFSSQDEDEDEESAFEALLDAGHVAEGQEGGRAGGERSTGRMKEAGRGEPGEPAVVGPSDGTDTASFMDSSTACSSPPAGHPVLRPSHDLNHFPAATDQALPPNWEARIDSHGRVFYVDHVNRTTTWQRPVHSSKCHHGVPRSGSTQQMEQLNRRYQNIQRTMASEEDGGGPVLERSGSTEADCDSPPAGPASPVNHQKISHLLQSPAVKFMTHPEFFTVLHSNYAAYRMFTSSSCVKHMILKVRRDARNFERYQHNRDLVVFLNRFADTQLELPRGWEIKSDPQGKSFFVDHNSRATTFIDPRIPLQNGRLPGHLAHRQHLQRLRSYSAGEASDVSRSRGASLMSRPGNSLVAAIRSQHNSQMSAPSYNDKIVAFLRQPNVFDMLQERQPSLSRNHGLREKIHYLRTEGAQGVEKLSCDADLVILLSLFEEEIMSYVPPHPIHPGFSLSPRCSPASSPQNSPGLQRARAPAPYRRDFEAKLRNFYRKLEAKGYGQGPGKIKLLIRREHLLEGTFNQAMSYSRKELQRNKLYVTFLGEEGLDYSGPSREFFFLLSQELFNPYYGLFEYSANDTYTVQISPMSAFVENHLEWFRFSGRILGLALIHQYLLDAFFTRPFYKALLRLSTDLSDLEYLDEEFHQSLQWMKDNDITDILDLTFTVNEEVFGQVTERELKSGGSNIQVTEKNKKDYIERMAKWRVERGVVQQTEALVRGFYEVVDSRLVSVFDARELELVIAGTVEIDLIDWRSNTEYRGGYHDGHIVMRWFWAAVERFNNEQRLRLLQFVTGTSSVPYEGFASLRGSNGLRRFCIEKWGKVTSLPRYPTPFHQSALCSPASERGAGASPNTCVVCPERCLQAQGRTLQCVLFQYTSTAGCYDARAQHRIYFQCFLSSVSGRRDLVQSACT is encoded by the exons CGGAGACGCAGGTCAGCTTCAGGTACTACCACGGAGTCACCGGAGCCCTGAGGGCCACCACACCGAGCATCACCATAAAGAAGGGCCCCGCGCAT GTGTTAAAGCCGGTGGTCATTCCTGAAGTCAACCACGGACTGGGCAACAGGAGACTCATTAACTTCTCTTTGTCAG ACCTGCAAGCAGTTGGTTTGAAGAAGGGGATGTTCTTCAATCCCGACCCCTACCTGAAGCTCTCCATCCAGCCCGGAAAGCACAGCATCTTCCCCTCGCTGCCGCACCACGGCCAGGAGAAGCGCTCCGCCGTGGTCTGCAACACCGTCAACCCGCAGTGGAGCTCAGAG AGGTTCTCCTTCGTGTCCCTGCCCACTGACGTCCTGGAGATCGACGTGAAGGACAAGTTCGCCAAGAGTCGGCCCATCATCAAGCGTTTCCTGGGGAAGCTCTCCGTGCCCGTCCAGAGGCTGCTGGAGAAACACGCCATCGG GGATCGGGTAGTGAGCTACTCTCTGGGCCGCAGGTTGCCGACCGACCACGTCTGTGGTCAGCTGCAGTTCCGCTTCGAGCTGACCTCCTGTATTCACCCGG ATGATGAGGAGATGTCCCTGGTCATAGAGGCAGCCTGTCcccgggggggggctgcagccaATGATGCAGCCGATGACGACACGCTGAGCGTTGGACCGGACATGCCTGACCTCCCGCTGGACGCCGCCCACGAGCCCGAGACCTCAGCGCCGCCCCCCGTGGTGGAAGTCCCCCCACCTGAGGAAGTCCTTCCCGACGAGCCCGAGGACGAGAGCGCCGTGGGGGAGGAGCCACGggtggagccggaggaggggCCCCCAGCTGGACAGCAGGCGGAGaacagtgaggggggggcgcaggAGGAGCAAATAGCAGGGTGTGTTCCACAAGCTGAGGAGGAGGCGACAGTAGGAGTGGACgaggaggtcgggggggggacgCAGCCGAAGCCAGACTCTGACAACGCTGAGTCAGCAACCAGTGGGACTGCTTCTACCGAGGCCCCCACCGAGGGGAGCGTCACCTTCCAGGAGGCCCCCACCGAGGGGAGCGTCACCTTCCAGGAGGCCCCCACCGAGGAGAGCAGCACTTTCCAGGAGGCCCCCACCGAGGGGAGTGTCACCTTGCAGGAGGCCCCCACCgaggggacggagggaggggaaaGAAGCTGCGTCCCCTGTGCCTGCAGGTCCCTCTTCACCAACTACAGCGGCCACGCCCCCCCGCGGCGCAAGACCCGCCCATGCTCCCTCCCCGTGTCGGAGCTGGAGACGGTGATCGCGTCGGCCTGCGGCGAGCCGGAGACGCCTCGGTCCCACTACATCCGCATCCACCACCTCCTGCACAGCCTGCCCTCCGCCCAACACAGAACCCTGagccaggaggagggggagccggggggggaggaggacatggGCAACCGAGACACCACCTCCACATCGCCGACGCTCAAGCCCTCTAaagaggaggggcaggaggaggaggaggaggatacaaCGCAGTCTCCCTCTCAG GTCACTGAGtgccccgccccctgctgccGCCGCTCCCTGCCCCGCAGCCTCTCCATCGAGCGCCTCTCGGAGCTCAACCAGCTCCTGGagggtgacggaggaggaggacccgCGGCCGTCAGGAGGAGGTCCCGCTCCTGCCTGGAGAGCGAGGAGGGGGACTCCAGCaccggaggagggaggagagtcgGCGGCACCTCGTGCGAGTTTTGCGACACCTCGTGCTACAGCACCTCCTGCTACAGCCCCTCGTGCTACAGCACCTCCTGCTACAGCAACTCGGGCTACGAGGGGAGGAGCCGCGTCTGCAGCCACACCCGCCTCTCCTCGGTGGACAGCAACAGGCTCTCCGGCAGCACCGTCTTCTCCTCccaggacgaggacgaggacgaggagagcgCCTTCGAGGCGCTGCTGGACGCAGGGCACGTGGCGGAGGGCCAGGAGGGGGGCCGGGCGGGCGGAGAGAGGAGCACGGGGCGGATGAAGGAGGCCGGGAGAGGAGAGCCGGGGGAGCCGGCTGTGGTGGGGCCCAGCGACGGAACCGACACGG CCTCCTTCATGGATTCATCAACTGCAT gctcctcccctcctgctggCCATCCAGTCCTGCGACCCAGCCATGACCTAAACCATTTCCCTGCTGCCACTGACCAAGCCTTACCTCCAA ACTGGGAAGCTCGCATCGACAGCCACGGCCGAGTCTTCTACGTGGACCATGTCAACCGCACCACAACGTGGCAGAGACCCGTCCACAGCAGCAAGTGTCACCACGGCGTCCCCCGCTCGGGGTCCACGCAGCAGATGGAGCAGCTCAACAGGAG GTACCAGAACATCCAGAGGACCATGGCCTccgaggaggacggggggggtccCGTGCTGGAGCGCAGCGGCAGCACAGAGGCTGATTGTGATTCGCCTCCTGCAG GCCCCGCCTCCCCTGTCAATCACCAGAAGATCAGCCATCTCCTCCAATCACCGGCTGTCAAGTTCATGACACACCCCGAGTTCTTCACTGTGCTGCACAGTAACTAT gcGGCCTACCGGATGTTCACCAGCAGCAGTTGTGTGAAACACATGATCCTGAAGGTGCGTCGCGACGCCAGGAACTTTGAGCGCTACCAGCACAACCGGGACCTGGTGGTCTTCCTCAACAGGTTCGCAGACACTCAGCTGGAGCTTCCCCGGGGCTGGGAGATCAAGAGCGACCCGCAGGGCAAG TCTTTCTTTGTGGACCACAACAGCCGCGCGACCACCTTCATTGACCCCCGCATCCCGCTGCAGAACGGCCGGCTGCCGGGTCACCTCGCTCACAGGCAGCACCTGCAGAGACTCCGCAGCTACAGCGCCGGCGAG GCCTCGGATGTGTCCAGGAGTCGGGGGGCTTCTCTGATGAGCAGGCCCGGAAACAGCCTGGTAGCCGCCATACGGAGCCAGCACAACTCCCAGATGAGCGCTCCGT CGTACAACGACAAGATCGTGGCCTTCCTTCGACAGCCCAACGTCTTCGACATGCTGCAGGAGCGCCAGCCGAGCCTCAGCAGGAACCACGGCCTGAG GGAGAAGATCCACTACCTTCGCACAGAAGGTGCCCAGGGGGTGGAGAAGCTGTCATGTGACGCCGACCTGGTCATCCTGTTGAG tctctTTGAAGAGGAGATCATGTCGTACGTTCCTCCTCACCCCATCCACCCCGGCTTCAGCCTGTCTCCTCGCTgctcccccgcctcctccccacAGAACTCTCCTG gCCTGCAGAGGGCGAGGGCTCCTGCTCCTTACCGAAGAGACTTTGAAGCCAAGCTGAGAAACTTCTACAGGAAGTTGGAAGCCAAAGGCTACGGACAAGGCCCGGGCAAGATCAA GTTGCTCATCCGGAGAGAACACTTGCTGGAGGGAACCTTCAACCAGGCAATGTCGTACTCACGcaaagagctgcagaggaacaaactctACGTCACTTTcctgggagaggaggg GTTGGACTACAGTGGCCCGTCCAGAGAGTTCTTCTTCCTGTTGTCTCAGGAGCTGTTTAATCCGTACTACGGCCTGTTTGAGTACTCCGCCAACGACACCTACACCGTGCAGATCAGCCCCATGTCAGCGTTCGTGGAGAACCATCTGGAGtg gttcCGCTTCAGTGGGCGTATCCTGGGTCTGGCTCTGATCCATCAGTACCTGCTGGATGCTTTCTTCACCAGACCCTTCTACAAGGCCCTGCTCAGATT GTCCACGGACCTGTCTGATCTGGAGTACCTGGACGAGGAGTTCCACCAGTCtctgcagtggatgaaggacaaCGACATAACCGACATCCTGGACCTCACCTTCACCGTCAATGAGGAGGTCTTCGGCCAG GTGACGGAGCGGGAGCTGAAGTCGGGCGGCTCCAACATCCAGGTGacggagaagaacaagaaggacTACATCGAGCGGATGGCCAAGTGGAGGGTGGAGAGAGGAGTGGTGCAGCAGACGGAGGCGCTGGTCAGAGGCTTCTACGAG GTGGTGGACTCCAGGCTGGTGTCGGTGTTCGATGCGCGGGAGCTGGAGCTGGTCATCGCCGGTACCGTCGAGATCGACCTCATCGACTGGAGGAGCAACACCGAGTAccgaggag gttACCACGACGGCCACATCGTGATGCGCTGGTTCTGGGCCGCCGTAGAGCGCTTTAACAACGAGCAGCGGCTCCGCCTGCTGCAGTTCGTCACCGGGACGTCCAGCGTGCCCTACGAGGGCTTCGCCTCGCTGCGGGGGTCCAACGGCCTGCGGCGCTTCTGCATCGAGAAGTGGGGCAAAGTCACATCGCTGCCGAGGTACCCGACCCCTTTCCACCAATCAGCACTTTGCTCACCGGCATCTGAGAGAGGGGCCGGGGCTTCACCCAACACATGCGTCGTCTGTCCTGAACGTTGCCTTCAAGCTCAAGGTCGTACATTGCAGTGTGTATTATTTCAGTACACGAGTACAGCAGGTTGCTACGATGCTCGGGCTCAGCACAGGATCTATTTtcagtgtttcctctcctctgtgtcaGGTAGACGTGACCTTGTGCAAAGCGCGTGCACGTGA
- the hecw1a gene encoding E3 ubiquitin-protein ligase HECW1 isoform X2 — protein MLMPLCSMKNLYQNRLLGLAAMASPTRGSRTRQRCKDAARHSYGPDSYAVNGLTQEGFMLGLPRSTSDTDLVSPDARSTLAISSSHYTIGQSEDMVVTWDIKEEVDAGDWIGMYLVDEALSENFLDYKNRGINGSHRGHIVWKIDSSSNFCDSETQVSFRYYHGVTGALRATTPSITIKKGPAHVLKPVVIPEVNHGLGNRRLINFSLSDLQAVGLKKGMFFNPDPYLKLSIQPGKHSIFPSLPHHGQEKRSAVVCNTVNPQWSSERFSFVSLPTDVLEIDVKDKFAKSRPIIKRFLGKLSVPVQRLLEKHAIGDRVVSYSLGRRLPTDHVCGQLQFRFELTSCIHPDDEEMSLVIEAACPRGGAAANDAADDDTLSVGPDMPDLPLDAAHEPETSAPPPVVEVPPPEEVLPDEPEDESAVGEEPRVEPEEGPPAGQQAENSEGGAQEEQIAGCVPQAEEEATVGVDEEVGGGTQPKPDSDNAESATSGTASTEAPTEGSVTFQEAPTEGSVTFQEAPTEESSTFQEAPTEGSVTLQEAPTEGTEGGERSCVPCACRSLFTNYSGHAPPRRKTRPCSLPVSELETVIASACGEPETPRSHYIRIHHLLHSLPSAQHRTLSQEEGEPGGEEDMGNRDTTSTSPTLKPSKEEGQEEEEEDTTQSPSQVTECPAPCCRRSLPRSLSIERLSELNQLLEGDGGGGPAAVRRRSRSCLESEEGDSSTGGGRRVGGTSCEFCDTSCYSTSCYSPSCYSTSCYSNSGYEGRSRVCSHTRLSSVDSNRLSGSTVFSSQDEDEDEESAFEALLDAGHVAEGQEGGRAGGERSTGRMKEAGRGEPGEPAVVGPSDGTDTASFMDSSTACSSPPAGHPVLRPSHDLNHFPAATDQALPPNWEARIDSHGRVFYVDHVNRTTTWQRPVHSSKCHHGVPRSGSTQQMEQLNRRYQNIQRTMASEEDGGGPVLERSGSTEADCDSPPAGPASPVNHQKISHLLQSPAVKFMTHPEFFTVLHSNYAAYRMFTSSSCVKHMILKVRRDARNFERYQHNRDLVVFLNRFADTQLELPRGWEIKSDPQGKSFFVDHNSRATTFIDPRIPLQNGRLPGHLAHRQHLQRLRSYSAGEASDVSRSRGASLMSRPGNSLVAAIRSQHNSQMSAPSYNDKIVAFLRQPNVFDMLQERQPSLSRNHGLREKIHYLRTEGAQGVEKLSCDADLVILLSLFEEEIMSYVPPHPIHPGFSLSPRCSPASSPQNSPGLQRARAPAPYRRDFEAKLRNFYRKLEAKGYGQGPGKIKLLIRREHLLEGTFNQAMSYSRKELQRNKLYVTFLGEEGLDYSGPSREFFFLLSQELFNPYYGLFEYSANDTYTVQISPMSAFVENHLEWFRFSGRILGLALIHQYLLDAFFTRPFYKALLRLSTDLSDLEYLDEEFHQSLQWMKDNDITDILDLTFTVNEEVFGQVTERELKSGGSNIQVTEKNKKDYIERMAKWRVERGVVQQTEALVRGFYEVVDSRLVSVFDARELELVIAGTVEIDLIDWRSNTEYRGGYHDGHIVMRWFWAAVERFNNEQRLRLLQFVTGTSSVPYEGFASLRGSNGLRRFCIEKWGKVTSLPRYPTPFHQSALCSPASERGAGASPNTCVVCPERCLQAQGRTLQCVLFQYTSTAGCYDARAQHRIYFQCFLSSVSGRRDLVQSACT, from the exons CGGAGACGCAGGTCAGCTTCAGGTACTACCACGGAGTCACCGGAGCCCTGAGGGCCACCACACCGAGCATCACCATAAAGAAGGGCCCCGCGCAT GTGTTAAAGCCGGTGGTCATTCCTGAAGTCAACCACGGACTGGGCAACAGGAGACTCATTAACTTCTCTTTGTCAG ACCTGCAAGCAGTTGGTTTGAAGAAGGGGATGTTCTTCAATCCCGACCCCTACCTGAAGCTCTCCATCCAGCCCGGAAAGCACAGCATCTTCCCCTCGCTGCCGCACCACGGCCAGGAGAAGCGCTCCGCCGTGGTCTGCAACACCGTCAACCCGCAGTGGAGCTCAGAG AGGTTCTCCTTCGTGTCCCTGCCCACTGACGTCCTGGAGATCGACGTGAAGGACAAGTTCGCCAAGAGTCGGCCCATCATCAAGCGTTTCCTGGGGAAGCTCTCCGTGCCCGTCCAGAGGCTGCTGGAGAAACACGCCATCGG GGATCGGGTAGTGAGCTACTCTCTGGGCCGCAGGTTGCCGACCGACCACGTCTGTGGTCAGCTGCAGTTCCGCTTCGAGCTGACCTCCTGTATTCACCCGG ATGATGAGGAGATGTCCCTGGTCATAGAGGCAGCCTGTCcccgggggggggctgcagccaATGATGCAGCCGATGACGACACGCTGAGCGTTGGACCGGACATGCCTGACCTCCCGCTGGACGCCGCCCACGAGCCCGAGACCTCAGCGCCGCCCCCCGTGGTGGAAGTCCCCCCACCTGAGGAAGTCCTTCCCGACGAGCCCGAGGACGAGAGCGCCGTGGGGGAGGAGCCACGggtggagccggaggaggggCCCCCAGCTGGACAGCAGGCGGAGaacagtgaggggggggcgcaggAGGAGCAAATAGCAGGGTGTGTTCCACAAGCTGAGGAGGAGGCGACAGTAGGAGTGGACgaggaggtcgggggggggacgCAGCCGAAGCCAGACTCTGACAACGCTGAGTCAGCAACCAGTGGGACTGCTTCTACCGAGGCCCCCACCGAGGGGAGCGTCACCTTCCAGGAGGCCCCCACCGAGGGGAGCGTCACCTTCCAGGAGGCCCCCACCGAGGAGAGCAGCACTTTCCAGGAGGCCCCCACCGAGGGGAGTGTCACCTTGCAGGAGGCCCCCACCgaggggacggagggaggggaaaGAAGCTGCGTCCCCTGTGCCTGCAGGTCCCTCTTCACCAACTACAGCGGCCACGCCCCCCCGCGGCGCAAGACCCGCCCATGCTCCCTCCCCGTGTCGGAGCTGGAGACGGTGATCGCGTCGGCCTGCGGCGAGCCGGAGACGCCTCGGTCCCACTACATCCGCATCCACCACCTCCTGCACAGCCTGCCCTCCGCCCAACACAGAACCCTGagccaggaggagggggagccggggggggaggaggacatggGCAACCGAGACACCACCTCCACATCGCCGACGCTCAAGCCCTCTAaagaggaggggcaggaggaggaggaggaggatacaaCGCAGTCTCCCTCTCAG GTCACTGAGtgccccgccccctgctgccGCCGCTCCCTGCCCCGCAGCCTCTCCATCGAGCGCCTCTCGGAGCTCAACCAGCTCCTGGagggtgacggaggaggaggacccgCGGCCGTCAGGAGGAGGTCCCGCTCCTGCCTGGAGAGCGAGGAGGGGGACTCCAGCaccggaggagggaggagagtcgGCGGCACCTCGTGCGAGTTTTGCGACACCTCGTGCTACAGCACCTCCTGCTACAGCCCCTCGTGCTACAGCACCTCCTGCTACAGCAACTCGGGCTACGAGGGGAGGAGCCGCGTCTGCAGCCACACCCGCCTCTCCTCGGTGGACAGCAACAGGCTCTCCGGCAGCACCGTCTTCTCCTCccaggacgaggacgaggacgaggagagcgCCTTCGAGGCGCTGCTGGACGCAGGGCACGTGGCGGAGGGCCAGGAGGGGGGCCGGGCGGGCGGAGAGAGGAGCACGGGGCGGATGAAGGAGGCCGGGAGAGGAGAGCCGGGGGAGCCGGCTGTGGTGGGGCCCAGCGACGGAACCGACACGG CCTCCTTCATGGATTCATCAACTGCAT gctcctcccctcctgctggCCATCCAGTCCTGCGACCCAGCCATGACCTAAACCATTTCCCTGCTGCCACTGACCAAGCCTTACCTCCAA ACTGGGAAGCTCGCATCGACAGCCACGGCCGAGTCTTCTACGTGGACCATGTCAACCGCACCACAACGTGGCAGAGACCCGTCCACAGCAGCAAGTGTCACCACGGCGTCCCCCGCTCGGGGTCCACGCAGCAGATGGAGCAGCTCAACAGGAG GTACCAGAACATCCAGAGGACCATGGCCTccgaggaggacggggggggtccCGTGCTGGAGCGCAGCGGCAGCACAGAGGCTGATTGTGATTCGCCTCCTGCAG GCCCCGCCTCCCCTGTCAATCACCAGAAGATCAGCCATCTCCTCCAATCACCGGCTGTCAAGTTCATGACACACCCCGAGTTCTTCACTGTGCTGCACAGTAACTAT gcGGCCTACCGGATGTTCACCAGCAGCAGTTGTGTGAAACACATGATCCTGAAGGTGCGTCGCGACGCCAGGAACTTTGAGCGCTACCAGCACAACCGGGACCTGGTGGTCTTCCTCAACAGGTTCGCAGACACTCAGCTGGAGCTTCCCCGGGGCTGGGAGATCAAGAGCGACCCGCAGGGCAAG TCTTTCTTTGTGGACCACAACAGCCGCGCGACCACCTTCATTGACCCCCGCATCCCGCTGCAGAACGGCCGGCTGCCGGGTCACCTCGCTCACAGGCAGCACCTGCAGAGACTCCGCAGCTACAGCGCCGGCGAG GCCTCGGATGTGTCCAGGAGTCGGGGGGCTTCTCTGATGAGCAGGCCCGGAAACAGCCTGGTAGCCGCCATACGGAGCCAGCACAACTCCCAGATGAGCGCTCCGT CGTACAACGACAAGATCGTGGCCTTCCTTCGACAGCCCAACGTCTTCGACATGCTGCAGGAGCGCCAGCCGAGCCTCAGCAGGAACCACGGCCTGAG GGAGAAGATCCACTACCTTCGCACAGAAGGTGCCCAGGGGGTGGAGAAGCTGTCATGTGACGCCGACCTGGTCATCCTGTTGAG tctctTTGAAGAGGAGATCATGTCGTACGTTCCTCCTCACCCCATCCACCCCGGCTTCAGCCTGTCTCCTCGCTgctcccccgcctcctccccacAGAACTCTCCTG gCCTGCAGAGGGCGAGGGCTCCTGCTCCTTACCGAAGAGACTTTGAAGCCAAGCTGAGAAACTTCTACAGGAAGTTGGAAGCCAAAGGCTACGGACAAGGCCCGGGCAAGATCAA GTTGCTCATCCGGAGAGAACACTTGCTGGAGGGAACCTTCAACCAGGCAATGTCGTACTCACGcaaagagctgcagaggaacaaactctACGTCACTTTcctgggagaggaggg GTTGGACTACAGTGGCCCGTCCAGAGAGTTCTTCTTCCTGTTGTCTCAGGAGCTGTTTAATCCGTACTACGGCCTGTTTGAGTACTCCGCCAACGACACCTACACCGTGCAGATCAGCCCCATGTCAGCGTTCGTGGAGAACCATCTGGAGtg gttcCGCTTCAGTGGGCGTATCCTGGGTCTGGCTCTGATCCATCAGTACCTGCTGGATGCTTTCTTCACCAGACCCTTCTACAAGGCCCTGCTCAGATT GTCCACGGACCTGTCTGATCTGGAGTACCTGGACGAGGAGTTCCACCAGTCtctgcagtggatgaaggacaaCGACATAACCGACATCCTGGACCTCACCTTCACCGTCAATGAGGAGGTCTTCGGCCAG GTGACGGAGCGGGAGCTGAAGTCGGGCGGCTCCAACATCCAGGTGacggagaagaacaagaaggacTACATCGAGCGGATGGCCAAGTGGAGGGTGGAGAGAGGAGTGGTGCAGCAGACGGAGGCGCTGGTCAGAGGCTTCTACGAG GTGGTGGACTCCAGGCTGGTGTCGGTGTTCGATGCGCGGGAGCTGGAGCTGGTCATCGCCGGTACCGTCGAGATCGACCTCATCGACTGGAGGAGCAACACCGAGTAccgaggag gttACCACGACGGCCACATCGTGATGCGCTGGTTCTGGGCCGCCGTAGAGCGCTTTAACAACGAGCAGCGGCTCCGCCTGCTGCAGTTCGTCACCGGGACGTCCAGCGTGCCCTACGAGGGCTTCGCCTCGCTGCGGGGGTCCAACGGCCTGCGGCGCTTCTGCATCGAGAAGTGGGGCAAAGTCACATCGCTGCCGAGGTACCCGACCCCTTTCCACCAATCAGCACTTTGCTCACCGGCATCTGAGAGAGGGGCCGGGGCTTCACCCAACACATGCGTCGTCTGTCCTGAACGTTGCCTTCAAGCTCAAGGTCGTACATTGCAGTGTGTATTATTTCAGTACACGAGTACAGCAGGTTGCTACGATGCTCGGGCTCAGCACAGGATCTATTTtcagtgtttcctctcctctgtgtcaGGTAGACGTGACCTTGTGCAAAGCGCGTGCACGTGA